The Argentina anserina chromosome 3, drPotAnse1.1, whole genome shotgun sequence genome includes a region encoding these proteins:
- the LOC126789005 gene encoding uncharacterized protein LOC126789005: MHKNEGGGGRPMGRNNQNKDNKEQELDSNDLRMDMRDIYKRIELLGSSHMTWKEKKELENKKVVALGGKPPKKQRLPLSIARVVMKKQKDREQKQLQENVILGRFGGKSGGGSKRSVEKRRPEDSVLRASEGYFKNGVLDVKHLLRPTSSRDRDAGSHVNLTGPKKGGRKKGGGKKGGGKNKGKKGGKKRR; the protein is encoded by the exons ATGCACAAGAACGAGGGAGGAGGCGGCAGACCAATGGGTCGAAACAATCAAAACAAAGACAACAAGGAACAAGAATTGGACTCCAACGACCTCAGAATGGACATGAGGGACATCTACAAGCGTATTGAGCTCTTGG GCTCTTCTCATATGACgtggaaggagaagaaggagttGGAGAATAAGAAGGTGGTTGCTCTAGGTGGAAAG CCTCCAAAGAAGCAGAGACTACCTCTAAGTATAGCAAGAGTTGTCATGAAGAAACAGAAGGACAGGGAGCAAAAGCAGCTACAAGAG AATGTCATTCTTGGACGTTTTGGAGGAAAATCTGGAGGTGGTTCGAAAAGATCTGTAGAGAAGCGAAGGCCTGAGGACAGTGTTCTAAGAGCAAGTGAAGGTTATTTCAAAAATGGTGTACTTGATGTGAAGCATTTGTTGCGTCCAACATCATCCAGAGACAGGGATGCTGGTTCTCATGTGAACTTGACAGGTCCAAAAAAGGGCGGTCGAAAGAAGGGTGGTGGAAAGAAGGGAGGTGGGAAGAACAAAGGTAAGAAGGGTGGTAAGAAACGCCGTTAA